GATTCCATACCACCACTATTCTCTTTGTTCATAAAGTATGAAGAATAAGTATCATCCTTAAAGTCCATTTGTATgaacattttctcaaatttttgtgCGGTTTCTAACATAAGGTAGGTAGAGTTTCATCTAGTTGGTACATCTAGACAAAGAAGAGACTTAGACTCAATACCTAATCTCTCCACAAAACCCATAAAAGTTTGATTCCTATTTGGTGAGGACTTCACATACCTCACAGCTTCACACACCTTAGCAATGGATGCATCAATTTCTCTTATACTATCACCCATAATCAGATTtaggatatgtgcacaacaCCTCACGTGTAAGAACTCATGTTCTAAAACAGTCCCCTCCCAATCTTTAGTTACAGTTTGCAAAAACTTAATGGTGGCACCATTTGAGCTAGCATTGTCCATTGTTAAAGTGAATATGCCATTAATACCCCCCTCACACAAACACGTCTCAATCTTTCTACCCATAGTCTCTCCCTTATGATCTTCAACTTGacataaattcaaaattctctTATGCAACTTCCAatcatcatcaataaattgaCCTGTAAGGGacatataattcaaattttgaatacTAGTCCATGTGTCCATAGTAAGACACACCCTACGACCCTTCAAGGCCCCcattaatttctctctcttaacaCCATAAATGCTAATGACATCCCTAGCCACAGTTTGACGAGATGGGATATCCCTAATTCGCAACTTAGGTTGTAAGGTTGTCGAATATCTTTGAAACCCATACCCTTCAACAAACCTAAAAGACAACTCATCTATTATAACTGTAGGGGCACGATTTTGGGGCTCTGGCCCAACAGGCgggtgattctggcccaaaagtccctcaacaatgaatttgtagagagtaggttacagaactagttCTTGACAGAGGAAATGTAGTTACGACCatgccatgcaaccagttgggcGTAAGGATATCCCTTCGAACTCTTGGAGTAATGGTCCCTGGGGCTGTTTCTTATACTTCTATCTCTTTTCTCgctctctatctttctcttccttctctatctttttcttccttcagctTGCGATCCTTTTTCCATGGggatcttcttctcttatatagcatccttcctaagatcatgaccctacacttgtcaaccatctgaccttccacttgagtgcctgtcccataggtcatcctttttcttttctgtgagttgcactggccaagatgattctgcctttctgtcccttccacattaatgcggctggaaaagtagttccttggcatttaatgtggcagttgtggttgccccccttcctgGACGCCATGCACCATTCCTTCGTATTGAGTGACCTTTCACCAGGTAGGAGGTGCGAATTTGACGctcacttggcgagtccgaggaggtactcctcctcggacgcccctaaacaggcccggcccatcataGTTAGGATGGGATATCCTGCGCCCCctgccttttcttcttatcgtggttgggcttggtacatgaactACGGCCCAACATTCGCTGACAGATTTTatcccccacaatagcccctcaaaatgccGGCCTTTTTCTGGGTCTgaggagaaaaggcgggattttgataccCACTAGACGGCTCGTGGTGAACCACTGCTTCACACGTGTAGGGGGTGAAGGCACGCCTttacgtgcctcattaatgctgtGGGCAGTTAATGACTCTGGGGATAGTAACCGCAACTTTCGAGGTTTTACACTCGcccaatccaacggttgaagGCAGGATCTACAGTGGACAGCGCTTCACGTGCCTTAGACGCGAGTGCGTCTGTTCAATTTCTACCGAGTATAACAGGCTTTGAGGGTATTCGTCCCTCACTTTTGACGAGCCTTTCAGTATTCGGAACTTCTCAGAGCTTATTCCTTCAGTCCGTTCTTACTTTTCGCTGCCATTCTTTTGAAGACTCCTTCGTGCCTCTTACCCGTAAGTGCGTGCTTCTTCTCCATCattcttcattaatcatacTGCCTTCAAGTTGCTCTTTTTTAGGACtagaggggatgggtaggcttgagaaaatgatagattctccggccggtatggcgggcttcagggcgaagtatcgtatcccACCGGAGGTAGGTTTAGAATACTGTCATCTGGAGGACATTTTGCTCAAACGGAGAACAGGAGAggtcgcaattccaatgatagccttcgtggaaggaggaatgactattccgatggggagaataactagggattacctacgtggtcataggttggcccccTATCAATGTACTGCTAATctgttccggatcctggggtgtgtcgaaaccctgaacggtcagatgaacctcggcctctcatggcacgatgtggttcatctttatgaatgccATAAGCTCAGCGACACATACTATCTAAAGTTTAGGAAtgacgaagtgaggttgatatcctgcctaTCGAAATccagcaaaggcttgaaggacgaccatgTGATCGTCTCCGGGCCATGGTTTGACGGAcctcactgtccgactagggcggGAGAGCCAGGTGGGGTGTCGTAGGACTAGATGCCGTGGGGAGGACTTTAGTTTCAAGCTCCtccccctctttttcttcttctcttttttttattttattttgaacttgttggtttggttgcatgtctcctcggactaacataaatcTTTTAACGGCCTTTGCAGACAAAAAACGAACAACTCCTCGGCTGAGCCTAGTCAATGTCCCAGCCTtaaattacctcctgaggtccgagatttttgtcagcgaggacggacaacttcggtcggctcctttgattttggattacATTCCGCTCACTCGAGCCCAGGTAGAAGCCGGACAAGCTATTAGAGCCGGTAGTCCGAGATTAGCACGGATTGACGTGTCCATACCAGGGTTCCTCGCTGATACAGATCTGCCTCCTGTTCAGTTACCTCCCAATCATATCTTTCCCCCAGTAATTATCCcagaggaggaggagaaggcCGGCTCTTCACATTCATCCCTAGAGGATCAGATAGATCAGTTCCAGTTTACTGAGGAAGGGGAGGCTTCGGTCAGAGTAGTAGAGATCTCCGATTCTGACGCTGATTTAGACCGTGCCTCAGTGGCTCCTGGTACTGGTTTGGTCATCGCACAGCCTGATATCAGCGAGGACACCGAAGAGGAAGAGGGGATGGACCTCCAACCGAGGACTGGCCTCAGGGGTCTCCTATCCAACAGGTCCAAAGGGCAGACCTCTAAGGAACTCCCGAAAGGGCAGGTTGTCTCCAAATCCCCCGctcctcctccccctccctcGTCGGGTGCGACGCTGAAGCCTATGCCTAAcctaaggcgaaaaaggcctgtagaagaggcggaggagggagaggttgcCCGTGAGAAAGCCGGGCCTAGaaagaagggcaaggaaacGAAAGAGCCCCGAGAAAAAGGAACCAGGTCCACTGAGAGCAGTGGCGGAGCCAAGGTTTTGGTTTAGGGGGGGCAAAATTGAAAGACTAGATTGAATgtaaaattaatctaaatattactaatcaatataaataacaaaatagataaacaattatatactaatgtaattgtcatacaagatcaaatataatataaactttaatttatatttgcatACCTAGTTTAATTTACTCAATTGGAAGATTTGCAAAATATACCTTGATAcaagtttgtttaaaatttgatttgaaaatcattattttgATTAGGCTTCATCATAATCTCAATTGCTTACAAGTACacttttatataattaaaataaataaaatcacttCATAGttaataacaatcaaattaagAGATTAATTTAAAGACATAGAAGTTAAACATGTGATTTGATTCCtcaaaataaatcaatgtaaaagcgttaaggaaataaaaatataactgcAAAGTTGTACTTTCTTGGCCTTGAATACTCTTAAAAAGTTATGTAAAATTCaatatttctttctctattcttttaaGTGGTAAGAACTAAGAAGTTAAAATTTTGGTCTATGGCAAAAATAAAGTGTTTGAAACTGTGAAAAAGTTAAGATAGAAGAGAAAACAATTaggaggctagggttttagTTTGATATAAAATgtcttaaatattattttttattattatgatgatgTGGATACCCTAATTCAAAGGAAATAATTGTGTGACAAAGGCaccagggggaaaaaaaattgcagttgCTTAAGAACATGCGGcaggaaaaaaaagaggaatatGGTTTTTAAGTAGGACCCAAAAAACatagttttgtttaaaaagacaaataaaCCTATGGCACGTTTGTGTTATTTCTTATGGAACCTATATATGGAAAAAGACAAAATAGTGTTATTTGTCCTCTGAGTATGGAACATTTGAGGTCAAAATGGCAGGGATTGTAAATTGCAATactatatagaattttttttgggaggtcGGGGGGGGGGGCAACTGCCCCCCCTGGACCCCCCTTGCCTCCGCCCCTGACTGAGAGCCGAGATGAGGCGGTCACTCAGAGGGGACCACGAACatggtctcctcggatcgagCTAGATGGCGCTCCCATCCtctgggatgcgaccctatgggaGTCCCAGCGTGAGCAAGCTTCGTTCATGGCTGAAGCGTTACAGCAGCCTCTACTCTTGCCCCGTGATATGGAAGGCCTCAGGAAGATTCGTCAGCCAGAgcttttcatgtcactgaagagggacatggctgtggtaagtggaatcttctatcttATCTTCGTGTTGAGAACCCTCTTATCGTCTTATCTTGGTATCGTCTTCATTTCCGTCTGAGTGCAGGTCACCCAACAAATTTATAttgctgaggagtgggccaagcAAGCTCGAGAGGATGCGCATAAGGAGGCTCAGTCCCGTGCTACAGCTAAGAGGGCCGCGAGCGATCTCAAACGAGATCTTGATCGTAAGGATCATGAGctgaaagaaataaagaaagccaatgcgagtgcagaggctggcctgaagaCTGCTGAAAAGCAAACCGAAGAGCTGCGCAAGCAGCTCCGACACTCTGAGGAAAAACTGTCAGCGGAGCAACAAGCGGTTTCGGAGCTTaaggctgagcttgcaaggGCAAAGGAGGAAGCTCGCTTGTCTAGGGAGGTTGCCGAGAAGGCTGTGGCGGCTTCGTATGAACGTGGGGTTCACGATACTGAGGAAAGATTGACCGAGGAAGTCGCCACTGTCTGCAGGGATTATGTCACCTCGACTTGGGGATTGGCCATGGATAGGGAAGCCGTCCCCgcagattctgatctcaggaaagctgagaacatcttttacCCTGCGGAGATACGTGAGACTCCTGGGGAGGTCGCCTCCACTGAGCCTCTTCCAGCAGATCCCCCTATTCCCGAGACTGGAGGCATGGAGCAAGCTACGTAGGGCCAGTCACCCGAGGACAGTCTTCGCATCAGCGAGATCCTTGCCCAGGCCCAGGAGATCGCCCCGGAGAACCCAGCAGTGGATGATCAGCCTGCCCCAACTCAGGGCCCTTAGGGACGTAGAATAGGAATTCGTCTGTCCCGCTTTTGTACTCTGTTTTGTTTGATCCTTGCTAATATTTCTGAACTGAATTACTTTGAACATTATATGACAaaagttatttaattacatatatcgctgctttactttattttgttttcatcatgaatatCGGTCTTACCCTTTTACTGCTTAAAGTCAAACAATAATGAATGAAGACGTTAGAATTGCGACACTTTGTAGTTGAGCAACAACGATTACAATGCTGATTTTTCCCAAGTCCATGGCTAAGAATCCGCGCAGGACTTGGGCTCCCTTTAACGCTTTACGTGAATCATGAAAGGTTAACCCTTGATGAAAGaattgggttctgtttaacgcttattgaaaactgctgcgtggttaatttcccccaagtctgtggtccgaggagccatgcaggacttgggttctgtttaacgcttattgaaaactgctgcgtggttaatttcccccaagtctgtggtccgaggagccatgcaggacttgggttctgtttaacgcttattgaaaactgctgcgtggttaatttcccccaagtctgtggtccgaggagccatgcaggacttgggttctgtttaacgcttattgaaaactgctgcgtggttaatttcccccaagtctgtggtccgaggagccatgcaggacttgggttctgtttaacgcttattgaaaactgctgcgtggttaatttcccccaagtctgtggtccgaggagccatgcaggacttgggttctgtttaacgcttattgaaaactgctgcgtggttaatttcccccaagtctgtggtccgaggagccatgcaagacttgggttctgtttaacgcttattgaaaATTGCACAGTAGAGCGACATCAAGTAAAATAttcttcattaataaaagtaccttttcaggttatttacatt
The sequence above is drawn from the Quercus robur chromosome 7, dhQueRobu3.1, whole genome shotgun sequence genome and encodes:
- the LOC126691405 gene encoding uncharacterized protein LOC126691405 yields the protein MPAFFWVEAGQAIRAGSPRLARIDVSIPGFLADTDLPPVQLPPNHIFPPVIIPEEEEKAGSSHSSLEDQIDQFQFTEEGEASVRVVEISDSDADLDRASVAPGTGLVIAQPDISEDTEEEEGMDLQPRTGLRGLLSNRSKGQTSKELPKGQVVSKSPAPPPPPSSGATLKPMPNLRRKRPVEEAEEGEVAREKAGPRKKGKETKEPREKGTRSTESSGGAKVTQQIYIAEEWAKQAREDAHKEAQSRATAKRAASDLKRDLDRKDHELKEIKKANASAEAGLKTAEKQTEELRKQLRHSEEKLSAEQQAVSELKAELARAKEEARLSREVAEKAVAASYERGVHDTEERLTEEVATVCRDYVTSTWGLAMDREAVPADSDLRKAENIFYPAEIRETPGEVASTEPLPADPPIPETGGMEQAT